Proteins found in one Neomonachus schauinslandi chromosome 1, ASM220157v2, whole genome shotgun sequence genomic segment:
- the SLC25A41 gene encoding mitochondrial carrier protein SCaMC-3L, protein MGAQPEEAQKPCSSVQTLFKRVKALLAKTPPPPTLPPPPSRNPGCTHVYGYVFGHVHENVLEHLPSQQVLDTGEQLMVPVDVLEVDNKGALWKFLLSGAMAGAVSRTGTAPLDRAKVYMQVYSSKTNFMNLLGGLRSMVQEGGFRSLWRGNGINVLKIAPEYAIKFSVFEQCKNYFCGVHGSPPFQERLLAGSLAVATSQTLINPMEVLKTRLTLRQTGQYKGLLDCAWQILEQEGTRALYRGYLPNMLGIIPYACTDLAVYEMLRCFWLKSGRDMEDPSGLVSLSSVTLSTTCGQMASYPLTLVRTRMQAQDTVEGSNPTMRRVFQRILAQQGWPGLYRGMTPTLLKVLPAGGISYVVYEAMKKTLGV, encoded by the exons ATGGGAGCCCAGCCCGAGGAAGCTCAGAAGCCTTGCTCGAGCGTCCAGACCCTGTTTAAGAGGGTCAAAGCCTTACTCGCCAAAACCCCACCACCTCCgaccctgcccccgcccccctcccggAACCCAGGCTGTACACATGTGTATGGGTATGTGTTTGGGCACGTGCATGAAAATGTCCTGGAACATCTCCCATCACAGCAG GTGCTGGACACAGGAGAGCAGCTGATGGTCCCCGTCGATGTCCTAGAAGTGGATAACAAGGGGGCCCTGTGGAAGTTTCTGCTCTCAGGAGCCATGGCTGGGGCGGTGTCCCGCACTGGCACGGCCCCTCTGGACCGAGCCAAGGTGTATATGCAG GTCTACTCCTCCAAGACTAACTTCATGAACCTGCTGGGGGGGCTCCGGAGCATGGTCCAGGAGGGGGGCTTCCGCTCCCTGTGGCGGGGCAATGGTATTAACGTCCTCAAGATTGCCCCCGAGTACGCCATCAAGTTCTCCGTCTTTGAACAG tGTAAGAATTACTTCTGTGGAGTGCATGGATCCCCACCCTTTCAGGAACGTCTCCTTGCTGGCTCCCTAGCTGTGGCCACCTCCCAGACGCTTATCAACCCCATGGAG GTGCTGAAGACGCGGCTGACCCTGCGCCAGACAGGCCAGTACAAGGGGCTGCTGGACTGTGCGTGGCAGATCCTGGAGCAGGAGGGCACCCGCGCCCTGTACCGTGGCTACCTGCCCAACATGCTCGGCATCATCCCCTACGCCTGCACGGACCTGGCCGTCTATGAG ATGCTCAGGTGCTTCTGGTTGAAGTCAGGCAGGGACATGGAGGATCCCAGTGGCCTGGTCAGTTTGTCATCTGTGACGCTGTCCACGACCTGTGGCCAGATGGCCAGTTACCCGCTGACATTGGTGCGCACCAGGATGCAGGCCCAAG ACACTGTGGAGGGCTCAAACCCCACCATGCGCAGAGTCTTCCAGCGGATCCTGGCCCAGCAGGGTTGGCCGGGGCTGTACAGAGGCATGACTCCCACCTTACTGAAGGTGTTGCCAGCAGGTGGCATCAGCTACGTGGTGTATGAAGCCATGAAGAAAACCCTGGGTGTATAG